The Bdellovibrio sp. ZAP7 DNA segment GTTACTTCACACGCACAAGAGCAATTCCCAATTGGGCCAGATCACAATCTGACTCCGGGTTCATTGTGCTCTCGTCCAACTGAACACCGCTATCCAGAAGGTATCAATTACTGTGAGCGTGACGTTGATTCTGACGTTAAAAGAGGTCGTTTCGCAGCCTACGATCAGTTGGGCTTCCGCACTCGCCAAATGGACCGCCAAGCTTTCAAAATCGACCATTACATCCCTCTTTGTATGGGTGGATCTAACAACATCGATAACTTGTGGCCACAACACAAATCTGTATACGAAATCACAGACTCTTTGGAGCAAGTTCTTTGCCAGAAAATGGCTGAAGGCAAACTTTTGCAAAAAGATGCTGTTCGTATCATCGTTCAAGCGAAAAACAACTTGGATCAAGTTCCGGCGATCCTAGCGCGTGCCTACGCTCTATAATTGATTTGATTATCTCTCTCGAGGGGTAAGGCTCACTTCCAGTATTAGGGGTGGGCCTTTTTCGTTTACAAGCCTGAATTTTTGCCACGGGGACGCCTAAACGCCCAAATTCCATGAGATTTATGATAGAAATCCTCATTCTTTTGAATGGAGTTTCCTAATGAAAATCCTGGTCCTTATTATTACATCCCTGGTCGGCATTGTCGCAGGGGCCGCGCAACCCAAAGAATCTAAAAATCTCAGCTGCAGCGTCCTTTATAACGTTGAAAACAAAGACGGCTCTGACGTTCCGGGTGTCTACGAAGACCTAGATACGTCCAAGCTGGATATCAAAACAGCTGTTGGTAAAACAGCGACGTCATCTGATGCTTACGTTAAATTGCAGGTAATGACTCAGACAGATGAAAATGGAAAAGATCTGCTGACGTTAAATGTATGGGATACGAAATCTAAAGTGCTTTTAACGAAAATTAAAAACACGGTGTTGGTAAATGAGTTGAATTTATTTGTGCGTTTACCAGAGGAGACTCGAGGCCGCATGAAAAAGAAAAACATGGGCGATATCGCCTGGGCGGAACTCTGGTGTTCAATCTCGGAATAAAAAAAAAGCTCCCTAGTGGAGCTTTTTTTTATTCCCGCTAAACATCTTCGGGCCTTTTCCGTCGTCATCTTCAGAGTCTTCGGTGTCCTCTTCTGATTCTTCATAGTCCTCATCGTCTTCGTCGCGTGGAGGGCTCAGCTCTTCGCTTTTTTCGGCTCTGGAAAGAGCATCTTCTGATTCCGACTCTTCGTAAATCATAGCATCATCGTCGACGCCCAAAAGCTTGTTTGCTTCGGCTTCCAGATTTGAATTTTCTGTGGAGTATTGAAGATACAGTTTTTTGCCTTGGAATGGAAATTCCTGCCACACGTAAGGGAAATCAACTTCGCCTTCTTTTTCAAAGTATTCCATCATCATGGATGCAGCTGCATCCACGCAGTTGTGAATACGAGAAAGGGCGTCTTGTTGTTCTTGGGAGTAGTTCATTGAAACTTCGAAGTTTGCTTGCGCCAAGCGACCTTGCTCGTGGTATCCAACGCGTAGCACAATTTCTTCGGTGTAGATACGACCTTCGATAATCAGTTCAGCCTCATCAAGGTATTGAGCGAAATTCTCGTTGAACACCGTCTGAATTTGATCTGAGTACTCTTTGGGAAAATTAGTCCATTTTTTGGAACTTTTCAGTCTTGGATTCATAGAGAGGGGCTCCTCGAACTTTGACATTTCTAAAGTGCTCCTCTATAACTCACTTTCTTTGATGACACAAGAGGTAAGAACGTGGATGAAGTGAGCCAAAATCCTGAAATCACCAATCAAATTCAGAGCATGAATCAAGATGTCGGTCAGGGCCGTGGCGTCTACATTTCTACGTATGGTTGCCAGATGAACGTGAACGATACAGAGCGCATGCATTCTCTTTTGGAGATGCAAAACTTTGTTCCGGTGCAAACACCGGAAGAAGCGTCTTTGATCATCATCAATTCCTGCAGCGTTCGTGAAAAACCGGTACACAAGGTTTATTCTGAAGTCGGTACTTTCAAAAAAATGAAAGAGAAAAACCCGGAGCTTCGTATCGGCGTTGGTGGTTGCGTGGGCCAACAGGAAAAAGAAAATCTAATTAAGAATCAGCCGATGATTGATTTCGTATTCGGTACGGATCAGATCGACAGTCTTCCGTATCTGGTGGCTGATAGCTTTATGGATCGTGAAAAACGCATCAATACTAAATTCCAGCATCGTGCACCTTATCACATAGAAACGATGGTTCGTAATCCAGGTGTCGCGACTTTCGTGAACATCACCAAGGGTTGCGATAACTTCTGCACATTCTGTGTGGTGCCTTACACTCGTGGGCGTGAAAAATCCCGTCCTTTGCAACACATTCTGACGGATATCCGCCACCTGGTGAAACGCGGGATGAAGGAAGTGACTCTCTTGGGTCAAAACGTGAATTCTTACTCTGATAGTGACGTCGACTTTGCTGATTTGATGGCAAAGGTGGCGACAGAGACGGACGTGGAAAGAATTCGCTTCACGACATCTCATCCGAAAGACTTTAATCAAAAGCTTGCGGATACGATGGCGGCTCACCAGAACAAAATCATGGAGTACATTCATTTGCCATTCCAAAGCGGTAGCACGCGCGTATTAGAGCGTATGAATCGCATCTACACGCGTGAAGAGTATCTGGAGAAAATCGCGATGCTTCGTAAGTCGATTCCAAATGTAGTTTTTTCTACTGACATCATCGTGGGTTTCCCAGGTGAGACAGAAGAGGACTTCCAGGACACGATGAACATGGTGCAAGAGGGTGGCTTTGAAACTATCTTTGCTTTCAAATACTCCCCACGTCCATTTACGAAGGCAGCGAAATTTGAAGATCAAATTGCGGAAGAAGTAAAATCGGAGCGTTTGAATCGTCTGTTTGATATGCACGATAAAATGTCTTTCGAATTGGTGAAAAGATATGAAGGCCAGGTCTTGAAAGTTCTGGTTGAAAATACAGATCGTGAAGAAGGAAAAGTTCACGGTCGCAGTACGGGTAATAAACTTGTTCACTTAAAGGGCTCTGCTGATTTGATTGGGAAAACAGTTGATGTTCGCATCACGCGTGCGTTTCCCGCGACATTCCACGGAGAGTTGGTTCAATAATGAAAGAAGAAGTTTTAGATTTGAATAATCTGAAAGCAAACATCATCTTCGCAGAGGAATCTCACGACGAAGAAACATTTCATCAGGAAGACCTGGTGCAGTTGTTTCCGTACGGTCTTTCTGTGACAGGGGATATCTCTCGTCCTTTCCTTTTATTGAAAGACGAATCCCACGCATACACTTTGCCTGTGGCGGTTTCGCCGATCGAGGCCGGTGTGGCATTGTCTCAGTCCAATAAAAGCATTGCAGAATCGACTCCGCACAAATTCACCCAGCTTTTGATGGAATCATTGGGGATTGAAGTTCGCCAAGCCGTGTTTGTTGAAATCAAGGGCGCGAATCAGTACGTTCGTCTTTATTTGACGGGTCATCCAAAAACTAACTCGATCAAAGTGCGCGCAGATGAGGCAATGTCTTTGTGTCTTCACTTGGGCACTCCGATTTTTGCGACAAAAAACTATATCGGCCGCTCGAAAGTGATGAACGCAGCGGTGGAGAGCAACTCCCACGTACTCCAAAACATGTCTGGCGAAAAGCCTAGATATCTGAATTAATAATTAAATTAACATTTGAAAAATTGCTGTACTGCAAATTGTTTTAAGGCTCTGTTGTTGAAACAATAGGGCCATGATTCATCTACCACCATTAATTTACGATCTTGGGATAATTCTGGTAGTGGGCGCTTTGGTGACCCTGCTGTTTAAAAAGCTCCGCCAACCATTGGTGTTGGGCTACCTCGTTGCGGGTTTCCTGGTCAGTCAGCATTTTCCCTATCTTCCAACTATTCAAGATAAAGCTAATATCAGCACATGGGCCGAGATCGGTGTGATCTTCCTGTTGTTCGGTTTGGGTTTGGAGTTCAGCTTTAAGAAACTGGTGAAGGTTGGTGGCTCTGCCGGATTCACTGCGGTGTTTGAAGTAATCTTCATGGTGGGCCTGGGCTATCTGGTGGGACGGTTGATCGGGTGGAATTCCATCGACAGTCTTTTTATGGGTGGTGTGCTTTCGATTTCTTCGACAACCATTATCGTACGAGCCTTCCAGGAATTGAATATGAAGGGCCAGCGCTTTGTGGAGTTGGTCTTTGGTATCCTGATCGTGGAGGACATTGTAGCTGTTTTGCTTTTGGTCTTGTTGCCGTCACTGGCGATGAGCGAAGGCTTAAACATGGGTTCACTGATGACGGTGACCCTGCGTATGGTTTTCTTTATTTTGCTGTGGTTCGTGGTGGGAATTTTTCTTTTGCCCGTTTTCTTGCGCAAAATTCGTACGCTGCTTGAAGAGGAAACGACTTTGATCGTTTCTATCGCATTGTGTTTTATGATGGTGGCAATTTCATCTTTGGCGGGATTCTCGCCGGCGTTGGGTGCTTTCGTGATGGGTTCGCTTTTGGCGGAAACTCCGGAAGGTCATCACATTGAAAAACTGATCAATCCGGTAAAAAATCTTTTTGCAGCGGTGTTCTTTGTTTCTGTGGGCACGATGATTGATCCGCAGATCATTATGGATAAGCCCGCATTGATTCTACTTCTGACGCTGGTCACGATCTTTGGTAAATTCCTAAGCACTTATCTGGGGGCGTTGCTTACGGGTCAAAGTCGAAAAACTTCGATGCAGTCGGGGATGAGTCTTGCGCAAATCGGAGAGTTCTCTTTTATCATCGCAGCTCTCGGTACGACGTTAAAGGTGACGAGTGACTTTATTTATCCTTTGGCAGTAGCGGTTTCTGCGGTCACGACCTTTACGACACCTTATTTGATCAAAGCATCTCCGTGGTTCACGGAAGCCATGGATCGAATCTTGCCAGATCGTCTTAAAAAGGCCATGGATAACTATAAATTATCTTTTGAACGTCAAGGCTCCCGCAATGTGGGCTCTTTGCTTGCCGAAGCTTACGGGATGAAGATCATTTTAAATTCCGTGGTGATCGTTGCTTTAACTTTTGGATTTAAAAAATTTGCGGCTCAGTTTTTACAAAAAATTTTGCCGAACTTTGAGCATGTGAATGGTGTGAGCTTAATGCTCTGTATGATCCTCTCGGCACCTTTTTTCTGGGGCTTGGTTAAAGGACGTCCTTCAAAGAAAATGGCCCAAGATCTGGATGTGATGGCAAGACTTCGTCGTCTGATTCCAGGGATCACCTTTGTGCGTGTGCTATTGGCAATCGTGTTGTTGGCAGGTTTGGTGGCGCAGTTTATTTCTTTAAGATTTGCCTCCGGGGCCTTGATCGGAGCAGTTTTGGTGATGGGTGTGCTGTCGTACCGTTACGGTGAAAAAGTGTACAAACTTTTTGAGGGAGAGTTTTTATCAAACCTTTCTGAAAAAGAGCGCGAAGAAATTTCCAAGCGTGACGAGATCACTCATTTGGCCTTGCCCTGGGATGCGTCTATCAGCGTTCTGGAAGTGGCAGTGGATTCCACCTGGGCAGGTCGCACTTTGCGTGATTTGAAATTTAAAGAAAATTACAGTGTCACAATCGCCTCTGTGGTTCGGGGAACTCGTCGTTTTTTTGCGCCCTCCGGAGATTTTGTCCTGTGGCCTTTTGACAAAATTGTCTGCTTTGGAAGCGAAGCTGAACTTCAGGATCTAAATCAAAAAGTAGAGCAAGAGCGAATTCAGAAATGGCAGGAAGCGGAAACGCCGAAATACCGAATGGGCTCCTTTGTTGTTCAAGACGAAGCGACGTATTTGGGTAAGACCATTCGCGAGAGTGGTATTCGTGAAGCGAAGAAAATCCTGGTCGTTTGTGTGGAGCGGGGCAAAGAGAGAATCCTGGGACCCTCTGCTGGCACGGTTTTGCAGGCGGGTGATCTAGTCTGGTTTGTGTCGGAATAAAATTTGACGAGTCCCCTTGCTAGGGCGAAAATTATAAAAGTATCTTCAAAAGTTTTGTTTGAAAGGCTTCGGTCATGCTTACAAAGTTTTCTCGCAAGATTCTTTTATTTGCTGCCATTATTATTGGCTTGGGATTTTTCGTAGGTGGCTCCACCGCCATTTCTCAACTTCATTCTCCTTTCACTCAAGGTGACATAGCTGGCTTGCCAGAGTCAGATTTTTCTGACGATGTGGCTGCGGCGATGAAACCTTCGAATCCCAACTTTGGTCAAAGTATGGTTTGGATTCCCGGTGGTGAATTTTGGATGGGCAGTAATAATCCCAGTGTGATCGATGCCCAACCTGAACATCGCGTTCATATCGACGGCTTTTGGATGGATCAATATCTTGTCACCAATCGTGACTTCATGGATTTCGTTGATGAAACTGGATATGTGACGGTTGCGGAAAGACGACTGGATCCAAAAGACTATCCTGATTTACCGGCAGAGTTGTTAGCTCCAGGTGCCATTATTTTTAGTCCTCGTATCGAGAGAACCGATTTGGGAATTTCTGGCTCCGTTTATTGGCGCTGGCAACCCGGCGCCAACTGGCGTCATCCGGAAGGGCCTGGCAGCGATTTGCGCGGACGAGAGTTGATGCCCGTGATTCATGTGTCCTATGCAGATGCAGAGGCTTATGCGAATTTCAGAGGAAAACGTCTGCCTACGGAAGCCGAGTGGGAGTACGCCGCTCGTGGTGGGCTGGATCGCATGCCATTTAGTTGGGGAAAAGATTTTCGTCCTTCTGGAAAGTTTATGGCCAATACCTGGCAGGGAAATTTTCCTTACTTTGATTCCGCCGAAGATGGTTTTAAAGGACTTTCTCCCGTGGGAAGTTTTCCTCCGAATGGATATGGTCTTTATGATATGACCGGAAATGTCTGGCAGTGGGTTTCTGATTGGTATCGCGCCGATTATTTCAAACACCAAGCAGACAAAGTGACGGTAAATCCGCAAGGACCAAAAAGTTCAGAAAAAGGTCCGGATCCATCTTATAAAAAAAGAGTTCAAAAAGGCGGTTCGTATCTTTGCACGGATTCCTATTGTTCTAATTTAGATCCTGGAGCCCGTCGCCGTGGTGATGTTTGGAGTGGATCTCCTCAAGTGGGTTTTCGTCTGGTCACCTCCGAGCCCGCGAACGCTTCATTTACGTTTAAGCAAAAATTTTCCCAATACCGTTGACCCTGTGCTAGGATTGCTTACGAGGTTTTTATGAGCAATCCATTTGTCAAAGCACGGGGTAAATCTCCTATCGTTGCAGAAAAAGTTTTTATTGCCGACAACGCACGCCTCATTGGTGATGTCGAAGTCGGTGAAGGCTCTTCCATTTGGTACAATGTTACGATCCGCGGCGATGTCATGCCTATCAAGCTGGGTAAGGAAGTGAACGTTCAAGACGGTAGTGTCGTTCATGGAACATATGGAAAGTATGGAACAACTTTGCATGACCGAGTCACTGTTGGGCATTTAGTTATGTTGCATGGCTGCGAAGTCGGTCGCGCAACGCTTGTGGGAATGGGTTCTATTTTGATGGATGGCGTAAAAATCGGTGAACACTGTTTAATTGGAGCGGGGTCGCTTTTGACGGAAGGCACTGAAATCCCTCCGCGCAGCCTGGTTGTGGGGCGCCCGGCTAAGGTTAAGCGCGCTCTGACAGACGAAGAGGTCGCTTTGCTGGAGAAATCAGCAGACAATTATCTCCTGTATAAAACGTGGTACAACGAGGTCTAGTCTTAACAAACTCCTGAAGGTCTTCTTGTTGAACTCTGTATTGATTCAACAGAGAATACTTGCAGGAGTTTTTTATGGAACGTGAAATACCTTTAGCGCTGACTTTCGACGATATCTTACTTCTTCCTCAATTCTCAGAAATTATTCCCACTGATGTAGTCCCAAGATCTTTCTTTGCTCGGGATAAATTTTTAAACACGCCCATTGTTTCTGCTGCCATGGATACGGTCACTGAAAACCGCACCGCACGGGTGATGGCTCAATTCGGTGGTCTTGGGATCATTCATAAAAACTTCTCTATCGAGAAACAAGCTCTTGAAGTTGAAAAAGTAAAAAAATATGAAAGCGGAATGATTATGGATCCCATCACATTGGGACCGGATCAGCTGCTGCAAGAAGCTTTGGATCTGATGGAAAAGTTTTCTATCAGTGGCGTGCCTATTACTGTCGATGGTTTGTTAGTGGGAATATTAACAAATCGTGATTTGCGTTTTGAAGAAAATTTCAATCAACCGATTCGCAACTTGATGACTCAGGAAAAACTGGTTACCGCGAAAATGGGCACGACGCTGGAGGAAGCGAAAAAGATTTTGCAAAAGCATCGTATCGAAAAACTTCCGGTTGTGGATGCTAAAGGTAAACTTAAAGGTTTAATCACCATCAAAGACATCGAAAAAGCGAAAAACTATCCGCAAGCCACCAAAGACAATCATGGCCGTTTGTTCGTGGGTGCTGCGATCGGTGTCGGAACTGATTCCGCAGAGCGCGCCGAAGCTCTGGTGGCAGCAGGTGTTGACGTTTTGTGTGTGGATACAGCACATGGTCATTCCAAAAATGTTTTGGATATGGTGAAGCATGTTTCTAAAAAATTTAAAGACGTGATCATAATCGCAGGTAACGTCGTTACCGCTGATGGCACGAAAGCTTTGATCGACGCGGGTGCTGATGTTGTTAAAGTCGGCGTAGGCCCGGGCAGTATTTGTACAACTCGTGTCGTGGCGGGTGTCGGTATGCCGCAAATTTCTGCGGTGATGGATTGTGCGCGTGTAGCGAAAGCTGCGGGTAAAACAATTATCGCCGATGGCGGTATTAAATTCTCTGGTGACATCACGAAAGCTTTGGCTTTGGGTGCAAACACCGTGATGATCGGGAACTTACTTGCCGGTGCGGAAGAATCCCCGGGTGAAACGATTTTGTTCCAGGGTCGTAGTTATAAAGTTTATCGTGGCATGGGTTCCATCGGAGCGATGGCTCGCGGTTCGAAAGACCGTTATGGCCAGATGGATATCGAAGATAATGAAAAGCTGGTACCAGAAGGTATTGAAGGTAAGGTTGCTTACAAAGGACCTGCTTCAGGAATCATTCATCAACTGGTGGGCGGCTTGAAATCTGGCATGGGATATTTGGGCGCAGGTAACATTGATGAACTTCAAAAACGTGCGAAGTTTGTTCAAATCAGTGCGGCCGGTTTGCGTGAATCTCATGTGCACGATGTTAGCATCACCAAAGAAGCTCCGAACTACAGAATTGAAAGTTAATTAATATGCTACGTGGATTTATCATTTTGGATTTCGGTTCGCAGTTCACTCAGCTGATTGCGCGCCGTTTGCGTGAAATGGGATATTATTCGGAGATTCATTCTTACCAATATCCCACAGAAGAAATCATTAAAAAGAAACCTTACGGAATCATTCTGAGTGGCGGTCCGAATTCGGTTTACGAGACAGGATCTCCGCAAAGAAATATCCAGGAACTTCGTAACATAAGTCCTTTGTTTTGCGTTTGTTATGGAATGCAGTTGTTGACTCATTCCTTGGGTGGCAAGGTTACAAAAGCTCAGCATCGTGAGTACGGTCTTAATTATGTAACATGGACTGAAGTCGTAAAAGGCGTTCCGCAAAAACAGAAAGTGTGGATGAGTCACGGTGACGTCGTCGAAGCCGTGCCTGAAGGTTTTAAAGTTGTCGCGACATCTGATGGCGATCACCCTGCAGCGATGCGTGGTGATAATGTCCTGGCGGTGCAATTCCATCCTGAGGTGGCTCACACCGAACATGGCCTGGATCTGTTGAAACATTTTACGGCGGACATGTGTAAAGCCCCTGCTGATTGGGATGCTCCTCATATCAAAGATCACTTGATGGATGATATTCGTAAAAAGGTCGCTCCGGAAGATCACGTTTTGGTTGGATTAAGTGGCGGAGTTGATTCCACGGTGGTCGCAACGTTATTAACGAAAGCACTGGGCGCGGAACGTGTTCACTGCGTTTTTGTCGATAATGGTTTGCTTCGTAAAAATGAATACGAAAATGTTTTGCAAAGCTATCAAGGCTTGGGTTTGAACGTTCGCGGAGTTGATGCCTCCAAAGAATTCATGGAAGCGCTAGCTGGTAAAACAGATCCTGAAGATAAGCGCAAAGCCATTGGCCGAGTGTTTATCGAGATTTTTGATAAGAGTTATGACAAGGCTCTTCCGATCAAATGGCTTGCGCAAGGGACCTTGTATCCGGATGTGATTGAAAGTGTTTCTTCTATTGGTGGCAGTGTCACCATCAAGTCTCACCACAATGTGGGTGGCTTGCCGGAAAAAATGAAATTGAAACTGTTGGAGCCTGTGCGTGAACTTTTCAAAGATGAAGTTCGCGCGATGGGTGCTCAGCTGGGATTGTCGAAAGAGCTATTGTGGCGTCATCCTTTTCCGGGCCCGGGTCTCGCAATTCGTGTCCTGGGTGAAGTGACTCCGGAAAAGTTGCGCATCTTGAAAGATGCTGACGATATTTATATTTCACAACTGCGCAAGCACGGTCTGTATGATAAAATATGGCAGGCCTTCTGTGTGCTTTTGCCAGTGAAAACAGTGGGCGTGCAAGGTGATTCCAGAACCTATGATCACGTTCTGGCTTTACGTGCGGTGACTTCTAGTGACGGCATGACGGCGGATTGGTATCCGTTTGAATTCGCCTTTCTGCGCGAAGTTTCCAACCTTATTACCAATAAGGTAAAAGGTGTGAATCGCGTGGTCTATGACGTCACCAGCAAGCCTCCCGGCACGATCGAGTGGGAGTAGTTTCTATTTAATGCTGGTGGGTGTGTCCTTGTTTGGCATAATCCACCATGCCTTGAAAGTCGATCAGAACCACGGGTTCATCGCCAACGACCCAAGCATCATGTCCCGGAGGAATAAGTGAAACTTCGCCGGGGCCACATTCGATCTCTTTTCCGTCATCCATTTTAATTCTTAAAGTTCCCGCCACATGATACTGAAAGTGCGGAGCTTGGCAGCTGTCAGTATGTGCAATCGGTTTGACAGATTCAGACCATTTCCAGCCGGGTTGTAATGTCGCGCGACCCACAATAGCGCCGTCAAAATCCAGCAGCTCCAGGCGTCCTAGTGGAAATTCGCGAACTTCTTTGGTTTCGGAAAAATCCAGGGCGGTCAGTGCGCCCATGACGTTTGAGTTCTTATTGTGTTGTTGTTCAGAAGAGATATTGTTTTGCAGAGCCATCTTGGCCTCCTTTAATTTATGGAAGTCCGCATTCTAATTTAAATTTTTCCCAGTTTCCGATTTGCTTGGCGTCGGTATGAATGGTGTTGGTGATGCGTCCACCGCCTCCCACTGCTGTGACATAGTTACCACTGATGGTTTGTAAGGCATAAATCCCGCCGCCAATAGAGATGGTTTTAAACTTTTCCCACGCTTGTAATTGGGTGGCATCCGAATGGATGACGTCGGTGATGCGGCCGCCGCCACTGACTGCTGTCAGATAGTAACCTTTGACAGTTTTTAAGCCGTAATTAATATAGGAATCACCATCGCAGGAATCTTCAAAGACGAATGTTTCCCAGGATCCAATTTTTTTAGCGTCCGTATGAATCACATCCGTAATTCTGCCTCCGCCGCCCACTGCGGTCACATAGTGACCATTGTATGTTTTAATTGCACATTTAATAGGTCCATTGCAAGCCAGAGAAATACTGGCGAAGGATTGCACGATCAGCAGAGAGAATCCTCCTAGTATCAGAGTCTTTTTCATAGGCACTCCTTTTGAGTGATGTCGTTGTGACTTTAGCAAACTCTCAAGAAATCGATCGCGCAAGGCCGGGATGTTGCAATGCAATTTGAATTTCAGCATAACCGTATTGGTTCAGAAAAATCCCAGGAGTAGAATTTAAAAAGTCTTCTGCCTTGGAGGCTTCATGAAGTCATTTTTCGTAGCGATATTTCTTTTTTCTTTCGCGGCTCATTCTGAAAGTGTGATCTTAGGGCCAACACAAAACATAGGAGAAGGTCAGGCTTCAAGTTTTGTAAAAATGGATGAGACCAAAGTGATTACATCTTTGGGATTGGTGTTTTCCGGAAAAAGTCTGCAAGGACTGCCCGACAGTAAAGGTCATGATTACGAATACAATCTAGATTTGCCAGAGGGTGTTTCAGCGCCTCCCTTTGATCACTTCACCATGAATTGGAATCCTCACGGTCATGTGCCTGACGAAATTTACGGTGTTCCTCATTTTGATTTTCACTTCTATTTTATAACCAAACATGAACAGCACATGATTCCGTGTGATGGGACAGACGATGCGACATGTATGAAGCAACCGCCTGCTGAATACATTCCTCCCTTTTATATTTCAGGACCGGGTGGCGTGCCGATGATGGGATGGCACTGGGTTGATTTTCGCTCGCCCGAATTTCATGGTCAGCCTTTTACTACGACATATATTTACGGATTCTATAATGGAGAAATGATTTTTCTAGAGCCGATGATCGCTCGTTCTTTCCTGCAAACTAAACCGCAGTTCACCAAAGAAGTGCCGCTACCTAAGAGCGTGGCAAAGCCCGGAAATTACCCGGCCAACTATTCACTGATGTATGATTCGGTTCAGGACTTATATTGGTTGTCTTTGGAGAAGTTGACGGAACTTAAG contains these protein-coding regions:
- the guaB gene encoding IMP dehydrogenase gives rise to the protein MEREIPLALTFDDILLLPQFSEIIPTDVVPRSFFARDKFLNTPIVSAAMDTVTENRTARVMAQFGGLGIIHKNFSIEKQALEVEKVKKYESGMIMDPITLGPDQLLQEALDLMEKFSISGVPITVDGLLVGILTNRDLRFEENFNQPIRNLMTQEKLVTAKMGTTLEEAKKILQKHRIEKLPVVDAKGKLKGLITIKDIEKAKNYPQATKDNHGRLFVGAAIGVGTDSAERAEALVAAGVDVLCVDTAHGHSKNVLDMVKHVSKKFKDVIIIAGNVVTADGTKALIDAGADVVKVGVGPGSICTTRVVAGVGMPQISAVMDCARVAKAAGKTIIADGGIKFSGDITKALALGANTVMIGNLLAGAEESPGETILFQGRSYKVYRGMGSIGAMARGSKDRYGQMDIEDNEKLVPEGIEGKVAYKGPASGIIHQLVGGLKSGMGYLGAGNIDELQKRAKFVQISAAGLRESHVHDVSITKEAPNYRIES
- a CDS encoding bifunctional nuclease family protein, translating into MKEEVLDLNNLKANIIFAEESHDEETFHQEDLVQLFPYGLSVTGDISRPFLLLKDESHAYTLPVAVSPIEAGVALSQSNKSIAESTPHKFTQLLMESLGIEVRQAVFVEIKGANQYVRLYLTGHPKTNSIKVRADEAMSLCLHLGTPIFATKNYIGRSKVMNAAVESNSHVLQNMSGEKPRYLN
- a CDS encoding cation:proton antiporter produces the protein MIHLPPLIYDLGIILVVGALVTLLFKKLRQPLVLGYLVAGFLVSQHFPYLPTIQDKANISTWAEIGVIFLLFGLGLEFSFKKLVKVGGSAGFTAVFEVIFMVGLGYLVGRLIGWNSIDSLFMGGVLSISSTTIIVRAFQELNMKGQRFVELVFGILIVEDIVAVLLLVLLPSLAMSEGLNMGSLMTVTLRMVFFILLWFVVGIFLLPVFLRKIRTLLEEETTLIVSIALCFMMVAISSLAGFSPALGAFVMGSLLAETPEGHHIEKLINPVKNLFAAVFFVSVGTMIDPQIIMDKPALILLLTLVTIFGKFLSTYLGALLTGQSRKTSMQSGMSLAQIGEFSFIIAALGTTLKVTSDFIYPLAVAVSAVTTFTTPYLIKASPWFTEAMDRILPDRLKKAMDNYKLSFERQGSRNVGSLLAEAYGMKIILNSVVIVALTFGFKKFAAQFLQKILPNFEHVNGVSLMLCMILSAPFFWGLVKGRPSKKMAQDLDVMARLRRLIPGITFVRVLLAIVLLAGLVAQFISLRFASGALIGAVLVMGVLSYRYGEKVYKLFEGEFLSNLSEKEREEISKRDEITHLALPWDASISVLEVAVDSTWAGRTLRDLKFKENYSVTIASVVRGTRRFFAPSGDFVLWPFDKIVCFGSEAELQDLNQKVEQERIQKWQEAETPKYRMGSFVVQDEATYLGKTIRESGIREAKKILVVCVERGKERILGPSAGTVLQAGDLVWFVSE
- a CDS encoding HNH endonuclease signature motif containing protein, giving the protein MKNLFVLFAILIASVTSHAQEQFPIGPDHNLTPGSLCSRPTEHRYPEGINYCERDVDSDVKRGRFAAYDQLGFRTRQMDRQAFKIDHYIPLCMGGSNNIDNLWPQHKSVYEITDSLEQVLCQKMAEGKLLQKDAVRIIVQAKNNLDQVPAILARAYAL
- a CDS encoding formylglycine-generating enzyme family protein; this encodes MLTKFSRKILLFAAIIIGLGFFVGGSTAISQLHSPFTQGDIAGLPESDFSDDVAAAMKPSNPNFGQSMVWIPGGEFWMGSNNPSVIDAQPEHRVHIDGFWMDQYLVTNRDFMDFVDETGYVTVAERRLDPKDYPDLPAELLAPGAIIFSPRIERTDLGISGSVYWRWQPGANWRHPEGPGSDLRGRELMPVIHVSYADAEAYANFRGKRLPTEAEWEYAARGGLDRMPFSWGKDFRPSGKFMANTWQGNFPYFDSAEDGFKGLSPVGSFPPNGYGLYDMTGNVWQWVSDWYRADYFKHQADKVTVNPQGPKSSEKGPDPSYKKRVQKGGSYLCTDSYCSNLDPGARRRGDVWSGSPQVGFRLVTSEPANASFTFKQKFSQYR
- a CDS encoding gamma carbonic anhydrase family protein; the protein is MSNPFVKARGKSPIVAEKVFIADNARLIGDVEVGEGSSIWYNVTIRGDVMPIKLGKEVNVQDGSVVHGTYGKYGTTLHDRVTVGHLVMLHGCEVGRATLVGMGSILMDGVKIGEHCLIGAGSLLTEGTEIPPRSLVVGRPAKVKRALTDEEVALLEKSADNYLLYKTWYNEV
- the miaB gene encoding tRNA (N6-isopentenyl adenosine(37)-C2)-methylthiotransferase MiaB; translated protein: MDEVSQNPEITNQIQSMNQDVGQGRGVYISTYGCQMNVNDTERMHSLLEMQNFVPVQTPEEASLIIINSCSVREKPVHKVYSEVGTFKKMKEKNPELRIGVGGCVGQQEKENLIKNQPMIDFVFGTDQIDSLPYLVADSFMDREKRINTKFQHRAPYHIETMVRNPGVATFVNITKGCDNFCTFCVVPYTRGREKSRPLQHILTDIRHLVKRGMKEVTLLGQNVNSYSDSDVDFADLMAKVATETDVERIRFTTSHPKDFNQKLADTMAAHQNKIMEYIHLPFQSGSTRVLERMNRIYTREEYLEKIAMLRKSIPNVVFSTDIIVGFPGETEEDFQDTMNMVQEGGFETIFAFKYSPRPFTKAAKFEDQIAEEVKSERLNRLFDMHDKMSFELVKRYEGQVLKVLVENTDREEGKVHGRSTGNKLVHLKGSADLIGKTVDVRITRAFPATFHGELVQ